In a single window of the Terriglobus roseus genome:
- a CDS encoding sensor domain-containing protein yields MTSMESGLTGEEAIALFEDAPCAYIFTELTGKILRVNNTFANWVGQSKTALLMMNVQEVLTPASRVLYHTHYHPLLQRNGSVNGIALDFLQPNGTSFPVVVASVLKDATPLLAAHVSTTFVGIAERKRHEHQMLAMKRKADSLADLVRFSDRAIITTSSSLTVETWNTAATALFGDVLTSGIHVHQLMAAQEVGILSNTLQSAVPSVFETTMSPPHLWQVNAYPISEGLAIFFADITKERIWQRGLETAHERFSLATMATTEGIWDLDCASGSVFYSARWRSILGLPAKEFVGTMADWMGRLHQADEERAREAWKELRANADSNFEIELRHRHEDGSWRWILCRSLCQRDASGQPTRVTGSISDITARKIVDPLTNLHNRLSLLERLQSRIENKLLHDRCYALLFIDLDLFKRINDSLGHLKGDALLVEVGRRLEETVRLVPGSIVSRLGGDEFVVLLGDVTHEEDALTYASMLEYLLEIPIDCEGHEVFISASIGVAVGHPGDYTRAEQMLEDADVAMYAAKANGKAQSATFTKRMRSEATARLSDEAALRTAVTEHQFELFYQPSVHLSSGAVLGFEALIRWHHPSRELMLPAGFISLAEETGAILQIGRWALAEAIQQLASWRGDQLVSPTATIAVNLSAKQLNDPHLVVDICHLLKAAGLPAECLVLEVTESMLMDDAEGAVTILESIAREGIGLYIDDFGTGYSSLSYLHRYPFQCLKVDRSFIMRMEDHPQSVTLVSAIVALGSSLGMAVIAEGVETESQRLHLIRMGCQQAQGFLFSEALPADAIARMLSQDPSSQPYAPC; encoded by the coding sequence ATGACATCCATGGAAAGCGGCCTTACAGGGGAAGAGGCGATCGCGCTGTTTGAGGACGCGCCGTGCGCCTACATCTTCACGGAGTTGACCGGGAAAATCCTGCGAGTCAACAACACCTTCGCCAATTGGGTGGGGCAGTCGAAGACCGCCCTGCTGATGATGAACGTGCAGGAAGTTCTGACGCCGGCCAGCAGGGTTCTGTACCACACCCACTACCATCCGCTGCTGCAACGTAACGGCTCCGTGAACGGCATTGCCCTCGATTTCCTGCAACCCAATGGGACCTCGTTTCCCGTTGTCGTTGCGTCTGTTTTGAAGGATGCTACTCCCCTTCTGGCAGCCCATGTCAGCACTACCTTCGTTGGCATCGCGGAACGGAAACGCCACGAGCACCAGATGTTGGCAATGAAGCGGAAGGCGGACAGCCTGGCTGACCTGGTGCGATTCTCTGACCGTGCCATCATCACCACATCCTCTTCCCTGACCGTTGAAACCTGGAACACTGCCGCGACCGCCTTGTTCGGCGACGTTCTTACGTCCGGCATTCACGTGCACCAGCTCATGGCCGCGCAGGAGGTTGGGATTCTCTCCAACACTCTCCAGAGCGCGGTGCCTTCGGTCTTCGAAACCACGATGTCGCCGCCCCACCTGTGGCAGGTGAACGCCTATCCCATCTCGGAAGGCCTTGCCATCTTCTTCGCGGACATCACGAAGGAACGGATATGGCAGCGTGGGCTTGAGACCGCGCACGAACGATTCAGCCTGGCCACGATGGCTACGACCGAGGGCATTTGGGATCTGGACTGTGCCAGCGGAAGCGTCTTCTACTCGGCACGATGGCGATCCATCCTTGGCCTCCCTGCTAAGGAATTCGTCGGGACTATGGCGGACTGGATGGGAAGACTCCATCAAGCGGACGAGGAACGCGCTCGTGAAGCGTGGAAAGAACTACGGGCCAACGCCGACAGCAACTTCGAAATTGAACTGCGACACCGGCACGAGGACGGATCGTGGCGGTGGATTCTCTGCCGGAGCCTTTGCCAGAGGGATGCAAGCGGTCAGCCAACGAGGGTCACCGGCTCCATCAGCGACATCACCGCGCGTAAGATCGTCGATCCACTGACGAACCTGCACAATCGCCTTTCGCTCCTTGAGCGGCTCCAGTCGAGAATCGAGAACAAGCTGCTCCACGATCGCTGCTATGCGCTCCTGTTCATTGACCTTGATCTCTTCAAGCGGATCAACGACAGCCTGGGGCATCTGAAGGGAGACGCTCTGCTGGTAGAGGTCGGCCGACGTCTTGAGGAAACGGTGAGACTGGTGCCGGGCAGTATCGTCTCGCGCCTGGGGGGCGATGAGTTTGTGGTCCTGCTGGGTGACGTCACGCATGAGGAAGACGCTCTGACCTACGCGTCGATGCTGGAGTATCTGCTCGAGATCCCGATCGATTGTGAAGGACACGAAGTCTTTATCTCCGCAAGCATCGGCGTAGCGGTCGGGCACCCCGGCGACTACACCAGGGCCGAGCAGATGCTGGAAGACGCTGACGTCGCCATGTACGCGGCAAAGGCGAATGGCAAGGCCCAGTCCGCGACCTTCACCAAGCGGATGCGTTCTGAGGCAACCGCCCGACTGAGCGATGAGGCCGCCCTCCGCACCGCGGTCACGGAGCATCAGTTTGAGCTTTTCTACCAGCCGAGTGTCCACCTTAGCTCTGGCGCGGTGCTTGGCTTTGAGGCATTGATCCGCTGGCATCACCCTTCTCGCGAACTGATGCTGCCGGCGGGTTTCATCTCACTGGCGGAAGAGACCGGCGCGATCCTGCAAATCGGACGGTGGGCTCTCGCCGAAGCGATACAGCAACTTGCGTCGTGGCGAGGTGACCAGCTTGTCTCGCCCACAGCCACCATTGCCGTCAACCTTTCCGCAAAACAGTTGAACGATCCGCATCTGGTCGTAGATATCTGTCACCTCTTGAAAGCCGCCGGCCTACCCGCCGAGTGCCTTGTCCTGGAGGTCACTGAAAGCATGCTGATGGATGATGCGGAAGGCGCTGTCACCATACTGGAGTCGATCGCCAGGGAGGGGATCGGACTCTACATTGATGACTTTGGAACGGGGTACTCCTCGCTAAGCTACCTGCACCGATATCCGTTCCAGTGCCTGAAAGTCGATCGCTCCTTCATCATGCGCATGGAGGATCATCCTCAAAGCGTTACGCTTGTCTCCGCGATTGTCGCTCTGGGATCTTCGCTGGGCATGGCGGTTATCGCGGAAGGGGTCGAGACAGAGTCGCAAAGACTCCACCTGATCCGCATGGGATGCCAGCAGGCACAGGGCTTCCTGTTCTCTGAGGCGCTTCCTGCGGATGCGATAGCGAGAATGCTCTCCCAAGATCCTTCTTCGCAGCCGTATGCGCCGTGCTAG
- a CDS encoding TonB-dependent receptor, with translation MRTCACVAAFPILPLAAAAVLLMPASSYAQTAGTASVQGTVKDPSGAGIPNATVVFLSTETGTRREVKTASSGDYSLANVPVGAYTLSVTAPGFSGFKQSGSLEVGNNATIDAPLTIGSETQFVEVQTGAVALETETVNYKQVVDQQRINELPLNGRQATQLVLVTGGAVTSPGNDMVGSKNYASSTVIAVAGGQGNYNNYVLDGGYHTDNFTNVNLPFPFPDALREFSVESNSLPARNGLHPGALVNAVTVSGSNKWHGSVFEFIRNNVINATNFFSVNPTTGAPIRDSLKRNQFGGTFGGHIVKDKLFFFGGYQGTRNKQVGNATNYCLPTPAELAGDFSQMGGGCAKNAADGSNLVNPSNGTAISTTPGSANYRKVNPATYSPQSLAFVKYLPLAQADQFGLVSVALPANNQEDQYVGRVDWNISQRHMIYGRYYLTNYKAASYYSPTNILLTTTAGNDERVQTATMGDIFNISPTMVNTFHATWARRRDTRGPTAGGINARTLGVNVYTYVPVDFRLSVTNGPSAGCGTCSPGFFNSNSEDFSDDIDYQRGKHAFAFGAEYIRAADNTNAGYLQNGQYTFNGQLSGVNNKNVGEGMIDFLTGRMQSFGQSRSQQTAFRENIFSGYAQDTWHVNNIMTLTYGLRYEPMLFQQDKFGRGSTFDQAAFNSNTHSTIYPNAPAGTLYPGDPGVPKNLTNNRLNNVSPRVGIAINPHPTTVFRAGGAVMYDSPALYLNQRQITNAPFTNEIGITGNLSFADPYNGYAGGSPFPGVFPPDKTSVFPTQSAYVIMKRDARTPAIYQWTASLQQEIGKGWTFSANYLGNRNIHQYIGVYPNRAVYIPGTSTGRAGSCGALVAPNLPAAGSPCSSTASANANARTPLSLANPAQGAYYTQTLTVIDDHGYSNYNGGIFTIQHRRGNFNFLANYTWSKCLDLTDNQGDIAQSFLQNSGNPRGDYGACGFDVRHIANITFVTESKFNSLHGFAGALVNGWQIAPLIRMTSGLPINVTTGSDVSLTGQGQDRPNLVPNVPLRTNVKVTSLAAGGNRFYFNKAAFTAAPTGTFGNLPRNFLRTPGQYNIDLSLSRNFNVYERLKFQLRLESFNILNHPNFTQTGFTTANPSSSTFGYANTAGDPRIFQAAARFTF, from the coding sequence ATGCGAACCTGCGCATGTGTCGCTGCATTCCCCATTCTGCCGCTTGCTGCGGCTGCCGTCCTGCTGATGCCGGCATCGTCGTATGCGCAGACAGCCGGCACCGCCAGCGTGCAGGGAACCGTGAAAGACCCTTCCGGCGCCGGCATTCCCAATGCGACCGTCGTGTTTCTGAGCACGGAAACCGGCACTCGGCGCGAGGTCAAGACTGCGAGTTCTGGCGACTACTCGCTGGCGAACGTCCCCGTCGGCGCTTACACGCTCAGCGTTACCGCACCCGGCTTCTCGGGATTCAAGCAGTCCGGCAGCCTCGAGGTTGGTAACAACGCCACGATTGACGCGCCGCTGACCATTGGCAGCGAAACACAGTTCGTGGAAGTGCAGACCGGCGCTGTTGCCCTGGAGACAGAAACAGTCAACTACAAGCAGGTTGTCGACCAGCAACGTATCAACGAGCTACCGCTGAACGGTCGCCAGGCAACGCAGCTTGTGCTCGTCACTGGCGGCGCAGTCACGTCTCCGGGCAATGACATGGTTGGCTCCAAGAACTATGCGAGTTCAACCGTGATCGCGGTGGCGGGTGGCCAGGGAAACTACAACAACTACGTTCTGGATGGCGGCTATCACACTGATAACTTCACGAACGTTAATTTGCCATTCCCCTTCCCTGACGCATTGCGCGAGTTTTCCGTCGAGTCCAACTCACTGCCGGCACGTAACGGCCTGCACCCCGGCGCGCTGGTCAACGCCGTGACAGTGTCGGGCTCGAACAAGTGGCACGGCTCCGTATTCGAGTTCATTCGCAACAACGTCATCAATGCCACGAACTTCTTCTCTGTTAATCCCACGACAGGTGCGCCAATCCGTGACTCACTGAAACGCAACCAGTTTGGTGGAACCTTCGGTGGCCACATCGTCAAAGACAAGCTCTTCTTCTTCGGCGGCTATCAGGGTACGCGGAATAAGCAGGTTGGCAACGCCACGAACTATTGCCTGCCCACACCGGCTGAACTTGCCGGCGACTTCAGCCAGATGGGCGGTGGCTGCGCGAAGAATGCCGCCGACGGCTCCAACCTGGTGAACCCGTCCAATGGTACGGCTATCAGCACCACGCCCGGCTCAGCAAACTACCGCAAAGTGAATCCGGCGACTTACTCGCCGCAATCACTTGCATTCGTAAAATACCTGCCACTCGCGCAGGCGGACCAGTTCGGTCTTGTGAGCGTGGCTCTCCCTGCCAACAATCAGGAAGACCAATACGTTGGGCGAGTGGATTGGAATATTTCGCAGCGCCACATGATTTACGGCCGCTATTACCTTACGAACTACAAAGCAGCGTCTTACTACTCGCCGACAAACATCTTGCTGACCACGACTGCAGGTAACGACGAGCGCGTGCAGACTGCCACGATGGGCGATATCTTCAACATATCACCGACCATGGTGAATACCTTCCACGCAACCTGGGCGCGTCGCCGCGACACCCGTGGGCCAACAGCCGGTGGCATCAATGCTCGCACCCTTGGCGTGAACGTTTACACTTATGTACCGGTTGACTTCCGCCTGAGCGTCACCAACGGTCCTTCCGCTGGTTGCGGCACCTGCTCGCCCGGCTTCTTCAACAGCAACAGCGAAGACTTCTCTGACGACATCGACTATCAGCGCGGCAAGCACGCCTTTGCCTTCGGCGCTGAATACATCCGCGCCGCGGATAACACCAACGCGGGGTATCTGCAGAACGGCCAGTACACCTTTAACGGCCAACTCTCCGGCGTAAATAACAAGAACGTCGGTGAGGGCATGATTGACTTCCTCACGGGCCGCATGCAGAGCTTCGGCCAGAGCCGGTCACAGCAGACCGCTTTCCGAGAGAACATCTTTTCCGGCTACGCGCAGGACACCTGGCACGTGAACAACATCATGACCCTCACGTATGGTCTTCGCTACGAGCCCATGCTCTTCCAGCAGGATAAGTTCGGTCGTGGCAGCACCTTCGATCAGGCCGCCTTCAACAGCAACACCCACTCAACGATCTATCCCAACGCACCTGCGGGCACACTCTATCCGGGCGATCCCGGTGTCCCTAAAAACCTCACGAACAACCGGCTGAACAACGTCTCTCCGCGCGTTGGTATCGCGATCAACCCGCACCCGACAACGGTCTTCCGCGCAGGTGGCGCGGTCATGTATGACAGTCCAGCGCTTTATCTGAACCAGCGCCAGATCACAAACGCGCCATTCACCAACGAGATCGGCATCACTGGCAATCTCTCCTTCGCGGATCCTTACAACGGATATGCCGGTGGCAGCCCCTTCCCTGGTGTTTTCCCGCCGGATAAGACATCCGTCTTCCCAACACAGAGTGCCTACGTCATCATGAAGCGCGATGCTCGCACGCCGGCCATCTACCAATGGACAGCAAGCCTGCAGCAGGAGATCGGCAAGGGCTGGACGTTCTCTGCGAATTACCTCGGCAATCGCAACATCCACCAGTACATCGGTGTATACCCCAATCGCGCCGTCTACATCCCCGGAACGTCAACAGGCCGCGCGGGATCCTGCGGTGCGCTGGTGGCTCCGAATCTACCGGCCGCTGGCTCGCCTTGCTCCAGTACCGCATCGGCAAACGCCAACGCACGCACGCCGCTCTCCTTAGCAAACCCCGCGCAGGGCGCCTACTACACACAAACACTCACCGTCATCGATGATCACGGCTACTCGAACTACAACGGTGGCATCTTCACCATTCAGCACCGCAGGGGTAACTTCAACTTCCTGGCGAATTACACCTGGTCGAAGTGCCTCGACCTTACGGATAACCAGGGAGACATTGCGCAATCGTTCCTGCAAAATTCCGGAAATCCGCGCGGCGATTACGGTGCGTGCGGCTTTGATGTGCGGCACATCGCCAACATCACCTTTGTCACTGAGAGCAAATTCAACAGCCTTCACGGATTCGCTGGAGCGCTCGTAAACGGCTGGCAAATCGCTCCCTTGATTCGTATGACCAGTGGACTCCCGATCAACGTGACGACCGGATCAGACGTCTCCCTGACTGGCCAGGGCCAGGATCGCCCCAATCTCGTCCCGAATGTTCCGCTCCGCACCAACGTCAAGGTGACCAGCCTTGCCGCGGGTGGTAACCGCTTCTACTTCAACAAGGCTGCCTTCACGGCAGCTCCGACCGGAACGTTCGGAAATCTGCCGCGTAATTTCCTGCGCACTCCCGGCCAGTACAACATTGACCTGTCGCTCAGCCGTAATTTCAACGTCTATGAACGGCTGAAGTTTCAGCTCAGGCTCGAGAGCTTTAACATCCTCAACCATCCCAACTTCACCCAAACCGGTTTCACGACTGCGAATCCGAGCAGTTCGACCTTCGGTTACGCCAATACTGCGGGCGATCCTCGTATCTTCCAGGCCGCTGCGCGTTTCACCTTCTAA
- a CDS encoding Gfo/Idh/MocA family protein, producing MSEITRRGFMKQAGIAAAAATVWDAKSYAAILGANDRVRTAVIGAGDRMRSALIPSFLQHAKEMNFEFVAVSDIWNKRREDGAAFVSKKMGGGKVDAVRNNDELYARNDVDAVLIATADFQHAMHGVEAVNHGRDAYVEKPMAHTMSDARAIRDAVHKSGKIVQIGTQRRSTPSYQRAYDYIRSGEFGDIVNVEMTWNVNQPGRWRRPDVVPLLKEADTDWKRYLGNQPFEPFDARKYLEFRLFWPYSSGIPDQWLVHQIDTVHWFTGYPHPRSVVANGGIYAWHDGRRNWDTLTAVFDYGPLDDMNKGFQVIYSSRQTNEAGGVKEIYRSVGGSLDMDKQLVTNEGGLTAKYAAEMKMQPRQLKTFSLGDVEKVSNDANTGADPQTSANMRNWMECVRNRKTPNASVDAGYSHSVALCMCIAAMQTGAKVTFDDKTQQVVAGGKHVG from the coding sequence ATGAGTGAGATAACCCGCCGCGGGTTCATGAAGCAGGCCGGTATTGCAGCAGCCGCAGCCACCGTCTGGGACGCCAAGAGCTACGCTGCAATCCTGGGCGCGAACGACCGTGTGCGCACCGCAGTAATCGGCGCTGGCGACCGTATGCGTTCCGCGCTGATCCCTTCTTTCCTGCAACACGCGAAGGAGATGAACTTTGAGTTTGTCGCTGTCTCAGATATCTGGAACAAGCGTCGCGAAGATGGCGCTGCATTCGTCAGCAAGAAGATGGGTGGCGGGAAGGTCGACGCGGTGCGCAACAACGATGAACTCTATGCACGAAACGACGTGGATGCCGTTCTGATTGCCACCGCCGATTTCCAGCATGCGATGCATGGCGTAGAAGCGGTGAACCATGGCCGTGATGCCTACGTCGAGAAGCCGATGGCGCACACCATGAGCGATGCTCGCGCCATCCGCGATGCTGTCCATAAGTCCGGCAAGATCGTACAGATCGGCACGCAGCGCCGTTCGACACCGTCTTATCAGCGGGCCTATGACTACATCCGTTCCGGTGAGTTTGGCGACATTGTGAACGTCGAGATGACGTGGAATGTGAATCAACCCGGTCGCTGGCGCCGCCCCGATGTTGTGCCTCTGTTGAAGGAGGCGGACACCGACTGGAAGCGGTACCTGGGCAATCAGCCGTTCGAGCCCTTCGATGCTCGCAAGTACCTTGAGTTTCGCCTGTTCTGGCCATACTCCTCCGGCATTCCGGATCAATGGCTCGTACACCAGATCGATACCGTGCACTGGTTCACTGGCTATCCCCATCCCCGTTCGGTTGTTGCCAACGGCGGCATCTATGCGTGGCATGACGGTCGCCGCAACTGGGACACTCTTACCGCAGTCTTCGACTACGGCCCGCTGGACGACATGAACAAGGGTTTCCAGGTGATCTACTCCTCACGACAGACGAACGAAGCGGGCGGCGTGAAGGAGATCTACCGCTCAGTCGGCGGCTCGCTCGACATGGACAAGCAACTGGTCACGAACGAGGGCGGTCTGACCGCGAAGTATGCTGCAGAGATGAAGATGCAGCCGCGACAGTTGAAGACCTTTTCCCTCGGTGACGTGGAGAAGGTCTCGAACGATGCCAACACCGGCGCCGATCCCCAGACCAGCGCCAATATGCGGAACTGGATGGAGTGTGTCCGCAACCGGAAGACGCCGAATGCCAGCGTCGATGCAGGCTATAGCCACTCGGTCGCGCTGTGCATGTGCATTGCCGCCATGCAGACCGGCGCGAAGGTCACCTTTGATGACAAGACGCAGCAGGTGGTCGCGGGAGGTAAGCATGTCGGGTAA
- a CDS encoding PmoA family protein: MSGKYTALAVLSASLGLTAAAQVTVTPHEADRRIDVTIDGHPFTSYMWPTSLDKPVLYPLIAPDGTTVTRGFPLEPRQGERVDHPHHAGVWFNYGNVNGFDFWNNSGAIPAAQKPKMGSIHHTRVVSTKSGKHEGEIVTESTWTDSTGVDQMKELTRYIFRDENGMRSIDRIATLTALKPVTFHDDKEGLLGIRIAHFLESATEKGGVFNDASGRPTKVAEGDNTGATGVYRTSAGVTGDKVWSTRGAWCSLTGTSPEGKTETVVILDNPANPGFPSYWHARGYGLFAANPLGDHIFDPKAPEHNFTIAQGQSATFRYRILLNSSAMTPQQVDAAEAAFAKVK, from the coding sequence ATGTCGGGTAAGTACACAGCGCTGGCAGTTCTAAGCGCTTCTCTCGGGCTCACTGCAGCGGCACAGGTCACCGTCACGCCGCATGAAGCGGACAGACGTATCGATGTCACCATCGATGGCCATCCTTTCACCAGCTACATGTGGCCCACGAGCCTCGATAAGCCGGTACTGTATCCGCTGATCGCGCCCGATGGCACGACCGTTACGCGCGGCTTTCCATTGGAGCCCCGGCAGGGCGAGCGAGTCGATCATCCGCACCACGCTGGTGTTTGGTTCAACTACGGCAACGTCAATGGCTTTGATTTCTGGAATAACTCCGGAGCAATTCCTGCGGCGCAGAAGCCAAAGATGGGTTCCATCCACCACACGCGTGTCGTCTCCACGAAGTCGGGCAAGCACGAGGGCGAGATCGTCACGGAATCCACCTGGACCGATAGCACCGGCGTCGATCAAATGAAGGAACTGACCCGCTATATCTTCCGCGACGAGAACGGCATGCGCTCAATCGACCGCATCGCCACCCTGACCGCACTCAAACCGGTGACCTTTCATGACGACAAAGAGGGCTTGCTCGGCATTCGCATCGCACACTTCCTTGAGTCGGCAACGGAAAAGGGCGGAGTATTCAACGACGCGTCGGGTCGTCCTACCAAGGTCGCTGAAGGAGATAACACTGGTGCGACGGGCGTCTATCGCACCTCTGCCGGCGTCACCGGCGACAAGGTGTGGAGCACGCGCGGCGCGTGGTGCTCGCTCACGGGAACCAGCCCTGAAGGCAAGACCGAGACGGTCGTCATCCTCGATAATCCAGCAAATCCTGGCTTCCCAAGTTACTGGCACGCTCGCGGCTACGGCCTGTTTGCCGCAAATCCGTTGGGTGACCACATCTTCGACCCGAAGGCGCCCGAGCACAACTTCACCATTGCGCAGGGACAGTCCGCAACGTTCCGATACCGCATCCTTCTGAATTCAAGCGCCATGACGCCGCAGCAAGTTGACGCTGCGGAAGCAGCCTTCGCGAAGGTAAAGTAA
- a CDS encoding PQQ-dependent sugar dehydrogenase translates to MSLLRMVALGCIASTACAQQAAPTITLQLRDYLTLPSAEKLDPTTQQQGELSRVNFLREEPGPDRGRIFLSNLNGPLYILDKKTKELTTYLDFNGRDGRKGIFHRLNFATGYQSGLITVQFDPDYRHNGKFYTIHMEDPKVDASAVPDNTSVPGLNVTGYQVTAPVRTSGPAERECVLIEWTDTNTADKTFQGTAREVLRIPYLGHIHPMGDITFNPTARRGDPEWHVMYVSSGDGGSGETLKPITRNNPQRLDTMVGKILRIIPDLTEQTKTSKLSPNGRYRIPDDNPFVNTAGAYGEIWAYGLRNPHRLTWYVDPHGRKPYLITNVIGLATWETVDIIHKGANYGYSEREGNEHLKANNRTEPIPADDRIPVRIGDEPGAEMVKPTYPVLLYPHKEGGGDAISSGFVYEGKIAALRGKFLFGDITTGRIWWADIHEMIAADDGNPATMATMHPIQIEYTDPQGKSQTYPNLAPIVTAAYHARGGVAPYMPGYGTPVGKGRADIRLVMDNAQNIYIISKSDGMLRAVTGASEK, encoded by the coding sequence ATGTCTTTGCTCAGAATGGTGGCTCTCGGATGTATTGCTTCAACTGCCTGCGCACAACAGGCTGCGCCCACCATCACGCTACAACTTCGCGACTATCTGACGCTGCCATCCGCAGAGAAGCTGGACCCCACCACGCAACAGCAGGGTGAGTTGTCACGCGTAAATTTCCTGCGCGAAGAGCCCGGTCCCGACCGGGGCCGCATCTTCCTCAGCAATCTGAACGGCCCCCTGTACATCCTCGACAAGAAGACCAAGGAACTGACGACCTATCTCGACTTCAATGGCCGTGATGGACGCAAGGGCATCTTCCACCGCCTGAACTTCGCGACCGGCTACCAGAGCGGGCTGATCACGGTCCAATTCGATCCGGACTACCGGCACAACGGCAAGTTCTACACCATCCATATGGAAGACCCGAAGGTGGATGCTTCGGCTGTGCCGGACAATACAAGCGTGCCTGGACTCAACGTCACGGGCTACCAGGTCACTGCGCCCGTTCGCACCTCCGGTCCCGCGGAACGCGAGTGTGTGCTGATCGAATGGACCGATACAAACACCGCGGACAAAACCTTCCAAGGCACGGCGCGTGAAGTTCTGCGGATTCCCTATCTCGGCCATATTCACCCCATGGGCGACATCACCTTCAATCCCACCGCACGCCGTGGTGATCCTGAGTGGCACGTGATGTACGTGTCGAGCGGCGATGGCGGATCGGGCGAGACACTGAAACCCATTACGCGCAACAACCCGCAGCGGCTGGACACCATGGTGGGGAAGATTCTGCGGATCATTCCGGATCTGACGGAGCAAACCAAGACAAGCAAGCTCAGCCCCAACGGTCGCTATCGTATCCCGGATGACAATCCATTCGTGAATACTGCCGGTGCCTACGGCGAGATCTGGGCGTATGGCCTGCGCAATCCTCACCGGCTTACGTGGTATGTCGATCCGCATGGACGGAAACCATACCTCATCACGAATGTCATCGGCCTCGCCACGTGGGAGACCGTCGATATCATCCATAAGGGCGCGAATTACGGCTACTCAGAGCGTGAGGGAAACGAACACCTGAAGGCAAACAACCGTACGGAGCCCATCCCTGCGGACGACCGCATCCCCGTTCGCATCGGCGACGAGCCCGGCGCGGAGATGGTCAAGCCTACCTACCCGGTTCTGCTCTATCCGCATAAGGAAGGTGGGGGCGATGCCATCTCCAGCGGGTTCGTCTATGAGGGCAAGATCGCGGCGCTAAGGGGTAAGTTCCTCTTCGGCGACATCACCACCGGCCGTATATGGTGGGCGGATATTCATGAGATGATTGCAGCCGACGACGGCAATCCCGCCACCATGGCAACCATGCATCCCATCCAGATCGAGTACACCGACCCGCAGGGCAAGAGTCAGACCTACCCAAACTTAGCTCCGATCGTGACGGCGGCGTATCACGCACGTGGCGGTGTCGCCCCCTACATGCCTGGCTACGGCACACCGGTGGGCAAAGGTCGTGCGGATATTCGCCTGGTCATGGACAATGCCCAGAACATTTACATCATCAGCAAGAGTGACGGCATGCTCCGCGCCGTGACGGGCGCCTCGGAAAAGTAA
- a CDS encoding ThuA domain-containing protein, whose translation MNGSTRRGFLKGLGAVTAVAAAAPQMLAGQAPRPKRVLAIGDVHTAYQHDSVSHALATIEHLGTSTGLFETYIHTDTQLITKSPVYGMGKYGPGGERKTNAKNLNDFDAIFFYGLGEEELREDQKRDLLSFIHDDGKGFVGAHSAIDAFFSWPEYGQMLGAYFDNHPWGVFNAPIIVEQPTFPGFKQFPKEFYIQDEIYVATDKPYSRKDVDVLARLDAAKLDLKVKDLHRTDGDFPVAWAKQYGKGNVFYSTFGHPVAAWNKPEVQTMYLEALKWSMGMTQYTPRPHPIS comes from the coding sequence ATGAATGGATCGACACGACGTGGTTTTCTGAAGGGATTGGGCGCTGTCACGGCAGTCGCAGCGGCCGCGCCGCAAATGCTCGCGGGCCAGGCACCACGGCCGAAGCGTGTGCTCGCGATCGGGGATGTGCATACGGCTTATCAGCATGATTCGGTGTCGCACGCGCTGGCGACAATTGAACATCTTGGTACTTCCACAGGTCTCTTTGAGACTTATATCCACACCGACACGCAGCTCATCACGAAGTCACCGGTGTACGGCATGGGTAAGTACGGCCCGGGCGGCGAACGCAAAACGAATGCGAAGAACCTGAATGATTTCGACGCGATATTCTTCTACGGTCTTGGCGAGGAAGAACTGCGCGAGGATCAGAAGCGCGATCTGCTGTCGTTTATCCATGACGATGGCAAGGGCTTCGTCGGCGCTCATTCTGCCATTGACGCGTTCTTCTCCTGGCCGGAGTACGGACAGATGTTAGGCGCTTACTTTGACAATCATCCGTGGGGCGTATTCAACGCACCGATCATCGTGGAGCAGCCAACGTTTCCTGGTTTCAAACAATTTCCAAAAGAGTTCTACATCCAGGACGAAATCTATGTCGCGACGGATAAGCCCTACTCTCGCAAAGATGTCGATGTGCTGGCGCGGCTGGACGCTGCGAAGTTAGACCTGAAGGTGAAGGATCTGCACCGTACCGACGGGGATTTTCCCGTGGCCTGGGCCAAACAGTACGGCAAGGGGAATGTCTTTTATTCCACCTTCGGCCATCCGGTTGCCGCATGGAACAAGCCTGAGGTTCAGACCATGTATCTGGAAGCGTTGAAGTGGTCGATGGGAATGACGCAGTACACGCCACGCCCGCATCCGATATCGTGA